The sequence GCTCTTCCTGTGCGGGGCCGAGAAGCTGCGCGGGGACGTCCTGGACCGCCTCATCGACGCCTGCGAGGCCACCGGCACCGGGCTCGTCCTCATGTACCGGTCGATCCCCGGCCACGTCCGCGAGCGCCTCGGCCGCCGCGGCCACGCCGCCGTCGGGTTCATGCGGCTCGGCAACCCCGAGGACGCCCGCGTCGCCGCCGAGCACATCGGCGCCGGGCAGCCGCTGCTCGTCGCCGAGATCACCGACTCGGCGGCCGAGACGCTGTTCGACGTCGCCGGCGAGACCTACGCCAGCACGGTCGCCTACGCCCGCCCGCGCGGCGACGGCCTCACGGACCCGGTCTGGTCGCCGCTGCCCGCCCCCGCCGCCGACGACTCCGTTCTCGTGGAGGGCATCAGCTCCGCGACCGCCTGGGGCCGTACGGTCGCCCGCCTGCGCCCCGACAAGCAGCGCTTCCGCGAACTCCTCGTCGAGCCCCCGCAACTCCAGGAGCTCCCGCCGACCGCCATGGTCTTCACCCACTCGGGCGCGACGGGCCGCCGCACCCTTCTGGTAGATGCGAACCCGGGCATCATCACGCTGCCGACCGCCCACTCGATGGAGTTCGAGGAGTACCTCCGCGAACAGGCGCAGACCCCAGAACAACCCGAACCCGCTCCAGCGGAGCCCTCGAAGCCTGCCGAGGTGCAGGCCCCACCACGCCTCCCCAAGGCCCGCCACGCCCTCCCCAGAGGCGCCACCCCCCGCCAACCACGCAAGGTCCCACCCCTGAAACCCAACGGCCGCCACAAGGCAAACCCGCCGCCCACCCCCTGACGGGGGTCGGGGTGGGTCAGCGGGCTGTGGGGGTGGAGTTCAGCGCGGTGCGCAGGGCCGTGCGGGTCAGCAGGATGACGGGACCGTCCGGGTCCTTGCTGTCCCGCACCGCCACCGCTCCGGCCGCATCCGCCAGTTCGACGCAGTTGCCGCCGTTAGAAGCGCTGTAGCTGCTCCGGCGCCACTTGATGTCTGTCAGGTCCATTTTTCCTGAGCCACCTTCCTGATTAGCTCGCGGGACATGTCTTCGGTGAGGGTTCGCGAGCGAAGCGCGACAAGCGTTCGTGCTAGCGCGGAAAGGTCTGTGGGGTCGTCGGTGGTGATGGCACGTATGGCTGTCTCGACATACGCGACCTCGCTTCGATCGTCCATCGTCGCGACCACGAATGCGCCTGTGTTTCCATCATGCTCGCCGCTTGTCAACACTACTTGAATCGTGACGTTGGGCAACATGCTGATCTCTATAAGGTGCTCAAGCTGTTCTCGCATCGTCTCAGCCGTGCCGACCGGTCGGTAGAGGGCTTGTTCATCGATCAGGAGTACAAGGGTGGGAGCGGGGATTTCTCCCTCCCTGGTGATGATCGCCTGGCGGCTGGTGCGGGCGTCGGCGGCGTCCTTGTTGTCGTGCAGGATCGCCAACGCGTAGGTCTGGGTCTGTGCCAAGCCCGGGATCAAGGAGTGCTCCCAGCAGACGAGCATGGCCGCTTCGGACTCGACTTCGGGCCAGTCGAACCAGATCGGTACGGGGTGGCCGTTTCTGTTGAGGTCCACCCAGAGCTTGATCAGCG is a genomic window of Actinomadura citrea containing:
- a CDS encoding DUF397 domain-containing protein, which gives rise to MDLTDIKWRRSSYSASNGGNCVELADAAGAVAVRDSKDPDGPVILLTRTALRTALNSTPTAR
- a CDS encoding helix-turn-helix domain-containing protein: MANSTQLARFLGMVLLPNHLGDDWKREGRPGEVPGKGNFALMPPRRQRPKESPALIAFGGQLRRMREAKEITQQSIADHMNISKAQVSRIENGTRRATRDFVDAVDRLLKADGALIKLWVDLNRNGHPVPIWFDWPEVESEAAMLVCWEHSLIPGLAQTQTYALAILHDNKDAADARTSRQAIITREGEIPAPTLVLLIDEQALYRPVGTAETMREQLEHLIEISMLPNVTIQVVLTSGEHDGNTGAFVVATMDDRSEVAYVETAIRAITTDDPTDLSALARTLVALRSRTLTEDMSRELIRKVAQEKWT